One Alicyclobacillus acidoterrestris DNA window includes the following coding sequences:
- a CDS encoding ABC transporter ATP-binding protein produces the protein MSKVLESTDLQNVLEVKDLQIEFKVDEQYYKAVQGVNFHIAPGETLGLVGESGCGKSVTSMSVMRLLKDPTKVSGQIMYQGRDLLKLTENQMRQVRGNEIGMIFQEPMTSLNPVHKIGRQIGETLLLHRGMSASRARKESIEMLKRVGIPRAEQIVDEYPHQLSGGMRQRVMIAIAMACNPSLLIADEPTTALDVTIQAQILELMKQLAKENGTSILLITHDLGVVAETCDRVAVMYAGRIVEEGPVRKIFKNPQHPYTRGLLNSIPKLTGERKRLEPIEGNVPSLRNMPDGCRFAPRCPFAMDKCVAHNPDLFEVEDGHRSRCFLQEGGQ, from the coding sequence GTGTCGAAAGTGCTCGAATCGACAGACTTACAGAATGTACTTGAAGTGAAAGACTTGCAGATTGAGTTTAAGGTCGATGAACAATACTACAAGGCCGTTCAAGGTGTAAACTTTCACATCGCGCCAGGTGAGACCTTGGGTCTTGTCGGCGAATCCGGCTGTGGTAAGAGTGTTACGTCGATGTCCGTCATGCGTTTGTTGAAGGACCCAACCAAGGTAAGCGGCCAGATTATGTATCAGGGACGCGATTTGCTGAAATTGACAGAAAATCAGATGCGTCAGGTTCGAGGCAACGAGATTGGCATGATTTTTCAGGAGCCGATGACTTCGCTCAATCCCGTTCACAAAATTGGCCGACAAATCGGAGAAACGCTGCTTTTGCACCGTGGTATGAGCGCGAGCCGCGCACGTAAAGAATCGATTGAAATGCTGAAACGTGTCGGAATTCCGCGAGCGGAGCAGATTGTTGACGAGTATCCTCACCAACTGTCCGGTGGTATGCGTCAACGTGTGATGATTGCCATCGCGATGGCGTGTAACCCGTCGCTGCTCATTGCGGACGAGCCGACAACAGCGCTCGACGTGACGATTCAGGCGCAGATTCTAGAATTGATGAAGCAGTTGGCCAAAGAAAATGGCACGTCGATTCTGCTCATCACACACGACTTGGGTGTCGTGGCTGAGACCTGTGACCGCGTTGCCGTCATGTACGCTGGCCGAATTGTCGAAGAAGGTCCAGTTCGCAAGATCTTTAAAAATCCACAGCACCCGTACACGCGGGGACTGCTCAACTCGATTCCGAAGTTGACGGGCGAACGCAAGCGCCTTGAGCCGATTGAAGGCAACGTGCCATCGCTTCGCAACATGCCCGACGGTTGCCGGTTTGCACCACGCTGTCCGTTCGCGATGGACAAGTGTGTGGCGCACAACCCAGACCTGTTTGAGGTTGAAGATGGTCACCGGTCGCGTTGTTTCTTACAAGAGGGGGGTCAATAA
- a CDS encoding YunC family protein, with protein MVNITPIEVQGYHFTATHVALPKTNLLVVSNHVGYIMCGALDITLLRETLADRGIIAARAVGVKTMQELLDGEVESCTQAAEALGITPGMAMTEALARIGAAEANNEQK; from the coding sequence ATGGTGAACATTACACCCATTGAGGTACAGGGATATCACTTCACAGCCACCCACGTGGCGTTGCCCAAGACCAATTTGCTCGTGGTCAGCAATCATGTCGGTTATATCATGTGCGGCGCCCTAGATATTACCCTGCTTCGCGAAACACTGGCGGACAGAGGCATCATCGCGGCTCGCGCGGTTGGTGTGAAAACGATGCAGGAATTGCTTGACGGAGAGGTAGAAAGTTGCACACAGGCCGCCGAAGCGCTCGGCATAACCCCTGGCATGGCCATGACCGAAGCGCTCGCGCGCATTGGTGCAGCAGAGGCCAACAACGAGCAAAAATAA
- a CDS encoding divergent PAP2 family protein, protein MSNVPHFVHGLWSNSPLMAALCAILITQFLKTPIHFARTRLWDAHKMIDAGGMPSSHAAGVVALAAALWFVVGPQSPVFATAVVFAAIVLYDAGGIRRHAGEHATLLNRIAMEFAQRQSQEPAATEQTEGEQLKEILGHEPMEIFVGGLIGLAIGVGFGKWW, encoded by the coding sequence ATGTCAAATGTCCCGCACTTTGTGCATGGTCTATGGAGCAATTCGCCGCTGATGGCTGCACTCTGTGCTATTTTAATCACGCAATTCCTCAAGACGCCGATTCATTTTGCGCGCACGCGTCTATGGGATGCCCACAAAATGATCGATGCAGGGGGTATGCCGAGTTCACACGCTGCGGGCGTCGTGGCACTCGCCGCAGCGCTCTGGTTTGTCGTTGGACCACAGTCGCCAGTGTTCGCGACTGCAGTCGTGTTTGCCGCCATTGTCCTGTACGATGCAGGGGGAATTCGCAGGCACGCGGGCGAACACGCGACGTTGCTCAACCGCATCGCCATGGAGTTTGCACAGCGTCAAAGTCAGGAACCTGCAGCCACTGAACAGACGGAAGGCGAGCAGTTGAAAGAAATTCTCGGGCACGAGCCGATGGAGATTTTTGTTGGCGGCTTGATTGGCCTCGCCATTGGCGTCGGTTTTGGTAAGTGGTGGTGA
- a CDS encoding ABC transporter permease, with protein sequence MSTNVGAVVQAPTKARTGKFKKSLKRYPLVYLGALIIVIMALLAILAPWISPHSPIATFNNALSEQGIPVGPSREFLLGADGNGRDVLSRVLWGGRISLLIGLLSMIINLVVGTVLGLIAGVFGGWVDALVMRITDTVLAFPFLLFALALVAILGSSLWNILLTIGILGWGVMARVVRGQVLQVRELEYVQAARALGATEWRIMFRIVLPNVFGPVIVLSTLQVGANILAAAGLSYLGMGIQPPTPDWGGMIQDGLTTYTYAPWEMYSAGIALVITVVGFNMLGDGLRDILDPQSATRQ encoded by the coding sequence ATGTCGACAAATGTAGGTGCAGTGGTACAGGCACCGACGAAGGCTCGAACAGGAAAGTTTAAGAAATCACTGAAGCGTTATCCGCTCGTTTATCTCGGGGCGCTCATTATCGTCATTATGGCGCTATTAGCAATTCTTGCGCCGTGGATTTCACCGCACAGCCCAATTGCGACGTTCAACAACGCGCTTAGCGAGCAAGGCATTCCGGTAGGGCCTTCGCGAGAATTCCTCTTAGGAGCTGACGGCAACGGCCGCGACGTGCTCTCTCGCGTGCTGTGGGGCGGACGAATTTCGCTTTTGATTGGTTTATTGTCCATGATTATCAACTTGGTCGTAGGTACTGTTTTAGGACTCATCGCCGGCGTGTTTGGCGGTTGGGTGGACGCGCTGGTCATGCGTATTACGGATACCGTGCTCGCCTTTCCGTTCTTGCTGTTCGCTTTGGCGCTCGTCGCAATCCTCGGTTCAAGTCTTTGGAACATCTTGTTGACCATCGGTATTCTCGGTTGGGGCGTCATGGCCCGCGTCGTCCGCGGACAAGTGCTGCAGGTGCGCGAGCTTGAGTATGTGCAAGCCGCAAGGGCACTGGGTGCAACAGAGTGGCGCATTATGTTCCGCATCGTTCTGCCGAACGTCTTCGGTCCAGTGATTGTCTTGTCGACGTTGCAAGTGGGCGCGAACATCTTGGCAGCTGCAGGTCTGAGTTACTTGGGCATGGGCATTCAGCCGCCAACACCAGACTGGGGTGGTATGATTCAAGATGGTTTGACCACGTACACCTATGCGCCATGGGAAATGTACAGCGCAGGTATTGCACTGGTTATCACGGTCGTCGGGTTTAACATGCTGGGAGACGGACTCCGCGATATTCTTGATCCACAGTCCGCGACCCGTCAATAA
- a CDS encoding ABC transporter substrate-binding protein has protein sequence MSLSWKKGLGTVASIGMIGALLAGCGTNSTSPASSNGTNAGGTSSDSSKPVEGGSITLDSTQAVPDLDPAVAFDTTSAEVDEAVYQQLVTYDKGSYNIVGSLAKNWEVSQDGKTYTFHLRDDVKYSNGDPMVASDFVFELQRLLDKKMQPKPSPGSQFFLDIEGAQAYYDGQAKTISGVKTPDDHTLVITLVKPEQFFLKILAMPFLSAVDPKFVKQVGNAKLDTSEAMGTGPFEVQTNNQNEVVLVRNPNYWQKDSDGNKLPYLDKVTINVNNNEQVDALHWEQGQTAFMSPWLMGGDGIPPSAYPTIMTKYKSDVLKQPQNSIYYIGLNMKPTLDGKPNPLSNLKVRQAIEYATDDSQFIKINNGAVEGLNQPLPNTMDGYVKNLDPSATYKYDVSKAKELMKEAGYANGFTAEYWNENNPTDKKDDQAFQSMLSQIGIKLDIHEVTWKDFLTKAMSGTAQMYWSGWQQDFPDASDFLNTLFNSNQIEPGNNMNNYSNPQVDQWLNEAEYSTDSQQRDELYAKVINKVMSDAAWVPTIQNVGYYTIQPWVHGFYTSPVMYDPFGTIWVDPGHNS, from the coding sequence ATGTCATTGTCATGGAAGAAGGGGCTCGGCACAGTGGCTTCCATCGGGATGATTGGGGCACTGTTGGCTGGCTGCGGCACAAACAGCACCTCGCCAGCGAGCAGCAATGGAACGAATGCCGGTGGCACATCGTCGGACAGTTCGAAACCAGTCGAGGGTGGCTCCATTACACTAGATAGCACCCAGGCTGTACCTGATTTAGATCCGGCAGTGGCGTTTGATACCACATCTGCTGAAGTAGATGAAGCTGTCTATCAACAATTGGTCACTTACGACAAGGGTAGCTATAATATCGTCGGAAGTTTGGCTAAGAACTGGGAAGTATCCCAGGACGGCAAGACATATACGTTCCACTTGCGGGATGACGTGAAATACTCGAACGGCGACCCGATGGTTGCATCCGACTTTGTCTTCGAGCTGCAGCGCCTGCTCGACAAGAAAATGCAGCCGAAACCATCCCCAGGCAGCCAATTCTTCCTGGACATCGAAGGCGCACAAGCCTATTACGACGGTCAAGCGAAGACCATCAGCGGCGTGAAGACGCCGGACGACCACACGCTCGTCATCACGTTGGTCAAACCAGAGCAGTTCTTCCTCAAGATTCTCGCCATGCCGTTCCTCTCGGCTGTGGACCCGAAATTTGTGAAACAGGTCGGCAACGCCAAGCTGGATACCAGTGAAGCGATGGGTACGGGACCGTTTGAGGTGCAAACCAATAACCAGAACGAAGTCGTGTTGGTCCGTAACCCGAATTACTGGCAAAAGGACAGTGACGGAAACAAGCTTCCCTATCTCGACAAAGTCACCATTAACGTCAACAACAACGAGCAGGTCGATGCATTGCACTGGGAGCAAGGACAGACTGCGTTTATGAGTCCGTGGCTGATGGGTGGAGATGGTATCCCGCCTTCCGCGTACCCGACCATCATGACCAAGTATAAGAGTGATGTCCTGAAACAACCTCAGAACTCGATTTACTATATCGGATTGAACATGAAACCGACGCTCGATGGGAAGCCCAACCCGCTGAGTAACCTCAAGGTTCGTCAGGCCATTGAGTACGCGACGGACGACAGCCAGTTTATCAAAATCAATAACGGCGCCGTCGAAGGACTCAACCAACCGCTTCCGAACACGATGGACGGTTACGTCAAAAACCTTGATCCGAGCGCGACCTATAAGTATGACGTCAGCAAGGCGAAGGAGCTCATGAAAGAAGCAGGGTATGCCAACGGGTTTACGGCGGAATATTGGAACGAAAACAATCCGACGGACAAGAAGGATGACCAAGCTTTCCAATCTATGTTGAGCCAAATCGGTATCAAGCTTGACATCCACGAAGTGACCTGGAAAGACTTCCTGACAAAGGCGATGTCCGGTACAGCGCAAATGTACTGGTCTGGCTGGCAGCAGGACTTCCCAGACGCTTCGGACTTCTTGAACACCTTGTTCAACTCTAACCAGATTGAGCCTGGTAACAACATGAACAACTACTCCAACCCACAGGTCGACCAATGGTTGAACGAGGCGGAGTACTCGACAGATTCGCAGCAACGCGACGAACTGTACGCGAAGGTCATCAACAAGGTGATGTCCGACGCCGCTTGGGTACCGACCATTCAGAACGTCGGCTACTACACGATTCAACCTTGGGTACATGGCTTCTACACTAGCCCAGTCATGTATGACCCATTCGGCACCATCTGGGTCGACCCAGGTCACAACAGCTAA
- a CDS encoding M42 family metallopeptidase: protein MSSRIQVIQELCDVHGISGYESNVRKVYEKLLAPLSDRIERDNMGGIVGVKEGDANGPRVLIAGHLDEIGMMVTSVTDEGFLKFQTVGGWWSQVMLSQRVVVQTRKGDIIGVTGSKPPHILPAEERKKVVEIKDMFVDIGAFSREEAEAMGVRPGDAIVPWSPFTQMGNSKMFVAKALDNRLGCATAVEVLRELQGTQHPNILFAGATAQEEVGLRGARTLIHRVQPDIAIALDVGIAGDTPGIPTDERAHLADVGKGPLLMLFDGSMIPNNRFRDFVLDTASDAKIPVQYETLSGGGTDAGAFHLHASGVPSVAIGLATRYIHSHNAIFHEDDFEHGVQLLTELVKRLDSTVVKDIQQW, encoded by the coding sequence TTGAGTTCGCGTATTCAAGTGATCCAAGAACTGTGCGACGTGCACGGCATTTCAGGTTATGAGTCGAATGTGCGAAAGGTGTATGAGAAGTTGTTAGCGCCACTGTCAGACCGCATCGAGCGCGACAACATGGGCGGCATCGTCGGCGTCAAAGAAGGCGATGCTAACGGCCCACGGGTGCTTATCGCGGGGCACCTGGACGAAATCGGGATGATGGTCACGAGTGTGACGGATGAGGGCTTCCTCAAGTTCCAAACGGTCGGCGGCTGGTGGTCGCAAGTGATGTTGTCGCAGCGTGTCGTCGTTCAGACGCGCAAGGGGGACATCATTGGCGTGACCGGATCGAAACCGCCCCACATCCTGCCGGCGGAGGAGCGTAAAAAGGTCGTTGAAATAAAGGATATGTTCGTCGACATCGGGGCGTTTAGCCGCGAGGAGGCGGAAGCGATGGGCGTTCGTCCAGGCGATGCAATTGTCCCCTGGAGTCCATTCACACAGATGGGCAATTCCAAGATGTTCGTCGCGAAAGCGCTCGACAACCGGCTAGGCTGTGCCACTGCTGTCGAAGTCTTGCGGGAACTGCAAGGGACACAGCATCCGAACATCCTGTTTGCAGGCGCGACAGCCCAGGAAGAGGTTGGTCTGCGTGGTGCCCGGACATTGATTCATCGCGTGCAGCCCGACATCGCGATCGCCCTCGACGTTGGGATTGCTGGGGATACACCGGGTATTCCAACCGACGAACGGGCGCACTTGGCGGACGTCGGAAAAGGCCCGCTGTTGATGCTATTTGACGGTTCGATGATTCCGAACAACCGGTTCCGCGATTTCGTGTTGGATACTGCGAGCGATGCCAAGATTCCGGTGCAGTACGAGACGCTGAGCGGCGGCGGCACGGACGCAGGGGCGTTCCACCTACATGCCTCTGGTGTACCGAGTGTTGCCATTGGCCTGGCTACCCGATACATACACAGTCACAACGCCATTTTCCACGAGGATGATTTTGAACACGGCGTGCAGTTGCTTACCGAGTTAGTCAAGCGTTTGGACAGTACAGTAGTCAAGGATATTCAACAATGGTAA
- a CDS encoding ABC transporter permease — protein MGAYIIRRIGQAIIVLIGISIIAFLLLYAVPADPARIIAGPHATPDVVNQIRINLGLNLPIWEQYLKYMGNLLHGNLGTSYIFHTSVMSQISSRMGPTAELALGCWIMELIIGIPLGIYTARHANKVRDVVISALALIGISLPVYWLGLLLLFAFGFKIQIFPLGGTGGIYYLILPSITYGITGAAYYMRLLKSTMLDVMNQDYVRTARAKGASERRVIYRHVLRNALIPVITFAGIDIGTLLAGVVLIEETFNWNGMGMLAYQAIGNQDIPVIMGTVLLLAVFVVLFNLIVDIVYGFVDPRIRYD, from the coding sequence GTGGGTGCATATATTATTCGCCGCATCGGGCAAGCGATTATCGTGCTCATCGGTATTTCCATTATCGCATTTTTGCTGCTCTACGCAGTTCCTGCAGACCCAGCTCGAATTATTGCGGGTCCGCACGCAACGCCGGATGTGGTGAATCAAATCCGCATCAATCTCGGTTTAAACCTCCCAATCTGGGAACAGTATTTGAAGTACATGGGCAACTTGCTGCATGGTAACTTGGGAACGTCCTATATCTTCCATACGTCCGTTATGTCGCAAATCAGTAGCCGCATGGGCCCAACCGCCGAGTTGGCGCTGGGTTGTTGGATTATGGAGCTCATCATCGGGATTCCGCTTGGCATTTACACGGCGCGCCACGCGAACAAAGTTCGCGACGTCGTGATTAGCGCCTTGGCCCTGATTGGGATTTCGCTTCCGGTTTACTGGCTGGGATTGCTCTTACTGTTTGCCTTCGGCTTTAAGATTCAAATTTTTCCGCTCGGTGGAACTGGCGGTATCTACTACTTGATTCTTCCGTCCATCACGTATGGAATCACGGGTGCCGCGTACTACATGCGTCTGCTGAAGTCCACGATGTTGGACGTCATGAACCAAGACTATGTTCGTACGGCGCGCGCCAAGGGTGCTAGTGAACGACGTGTCATTTATCGCCACGTGCTGCGTAACGCACTGATTCCAGTGATCACGTTTGCGGGTATTGACATTGGTACCTTGCTTGCCGGTGTCGTGCTTATCGAGGAGACATTCAACTGGAACGGTATGGGTATGTTGGCTTATCAGGCGATTGGTAACCAGGACATCCCCGTCATCATGGGTACGGTGCTCTTGCTTGCCGTATTCGTGGTCTTGTTCAACTTGATAGTCGATATCGTATATGGATTTGTCGATCCGCGCATCCGCTACGACTGA
- a CDS encoding 3D domain-containing protein — protein MDIQKGFTRQFWFAFTFLTATLVDVPGHVASAQTQRNLTFAERAVVVDGKAYDLDQYRPTRSTFLLTAYNLDRQSTGKSPGEPGYGITATGTFASTDRTVAVDPHVIPYGSLLHIEGVGWRVAEDTGGAIRGHHIDVLVDSRSTALKFGVKRNCEVEIFTPVAGTDVHPISHTRFHHS, from the coding sequence ATGGATATACAGAAGGGATTTACACGTCAGTTTTGGTTTGCATTCACATTCCTTACGGCGACCCTGGTAGATGTCCCTGGGCACGTGGCATCCGCTCAAACACAACGAAATCTGACTTTCGCAGAGCGGGCGGTTGTCGTGGATGGCAAGGCATACGACTTAGATCAATACCGTCCGACGAGATCCACATTCTTGCTTACGGCATACAATTTGGATCGGCAGTCGACAGGCAAATCACCTGGAGAACCTGGATACGGAATTACGGCTACGGGAACATTTGCATCGACCGACAGAACCGTAGCAGTCGACCCACACGTGATTCCCTATGGGTCGCTCCTACACATTGAAGGCGTGGGCTGGCGAGTCGCCGAAGATACGGGTGGCGCAATTCGCGGCCACCACATCGACGTCCTTGTCGATAGCCGCTCGACTGCGCTCAAATTTGGCGTAAAACGCAACTGCGAAGTCGAGATTTTCACGCCGGTCGCGGGGACCGACGTTCATCCAATTAGTCATACACGATTTCATCACAGCTGA
- a CDS encoding DUF86 domain-containing protein, protein MFITAAHKEQIRSWLDGLDERTRWMLALRQREDAWEEDLTWRLAAERALHTSVEYATDIASLIIDALVMRDPGGYADILKVLVEEDVLPAQWFDDISGIFDLRARFIRDHANVKPQEVRQAVAGYAPLFPPFAEHIRRYVQL, encoded by the coding sequence ATGTTTATAACCGCTGCACACAAGGAGCAAATTCGGAGTTGGTTAGATGGACTCGATGAGCGCACGCGTTGGATGCTTGCGCTTCGCCAGCGAGAAGACGCTTGGGAAGAGGACTTGACGTGGCGGCTGGCCGCCGAGCGCGCCCTACATACGAGTGTCGAATACGCGACAGATATTGCATCGCTCATTATCGACGCGCTCGTCATGCGTGACCCCGGCGGGTATGCGGATATTTTAAAAGTGCTCGTCGAGGAAGACGTATTGCCAGCGCAGTGGTTCGACGACATCAGTGGTATTTTTGATTTGAGAGCTCGTTTCATTCGCGATCACGCCAACGTCAAGCCACAAGAAGTACGGCAGGCGGTTGCGGGGTATGCGCCCTTGTTTCCGCCGTTTGCTGAGCACATCCGCCGCTATGTTCAGCTGTGA
- a CDS encoding ABC transporter ATP-binding protein, which translates to MAQGTPLLEVQGLKKYFPIKRGVFRHTVGHVRAVDGVDFTLRAGETLGVVGESGCGKSTMGRSVLRLIEPSAGNVIFEGKDVTKLSKSQMRAMRREMQLVFQDPYASLNPRNTIAQTLMEPMQIHNIGTRSSQMERVRSLLDRVGLDPEYANRYPHEFSGGQRQRIGIARALTLNPKLIILDEPVAALDVSVQSQVLNLLDDLQEDFNLTYIFVAHDLSVVRHISDRIMVMYLGNMAESADSDELFIDPLHPYTQALLSAVPIPDPDAKRERIILQGDLPSPANPPSGCPFHTRCPMAMDVCKREKPVWKEVKPNHQVACHLY; encoded by the coding sequence ATGGCGCAGGGAACACCACTTTTGGAAGTCCAGGGATTAAAGAAGTACTTCCCGATTAAACGAGGCGTGTTCCGCCACACGGTCGGACACGTACGCGCCGTCGACGGCGTGGATTTCACGCTGCGGGCAGGCGAGACGCTGGGTGTCGTCGGAGAGTCCGGTTGCGGAAAGTCGACGATGGGGCGCAGTGTTCTTCGCTTGATTGAACCGTCCGCAGGCAATGTGATATTTGAGGGCAAAGACGTTACGAAGTTGTCTAAGTCGCAGATGCGGGCAATGCGTCGCGAGATGCAATTGGTGTTCCAAGATCCGTACGCGTCGTTAAACCCACGTAACACGATTGCACAGACGTTGATGGAGCCAATGCAGATTCACAACATTGGCACTCGTTCCAGTCAGATGGAGCGCGTTCGTTCCTTGCTCGACCGGGTTGGATTGGATCCAGAATACGCGAATCGCTATCCACACGAATTTTCTGGTGGTCAGCGCCAGCGTATTGGGATTGCGCGAGCTTTGACACTGAATCCAAAGCTCATCATCCTCGACGAGCCTGTCGCCGCACTGGACGTCTCGGTGCAAAGCCAGGTGCTGAACTTGCTGGATGACTTGCAAGAGGATTTTAACCTGACTTATATCTTCGTCGCGCACGATTTGAGTGTGGTTCGCCACATCAGTGACCGCATCATGGTTATGTATCTTGGAAACATGGCGGAGTCTGCCGACAGTGATGAACTGTTTATCGATCCGCTTCATCCATACACACAGGCGCTTTTGTCGGCTGTCCCGATTCCTGACCCAGACGCAAAGCGCGAACGCATTATTCTGCAGGGTGATTTGCCGAGTCCCGCGAATCCGCCGAGCGGCTGCCCGTTCCACACGCGCTGTCCGATGGCGATGGACGTCTGCAAGCGAGAAAAGCCAGTTTGGAAGGAAGTCAAGCCAAATCACCAAGTGGCCTGCCACCTATACTAA
- a CDS encoding NUDIX domain-containing protein, which produces MREQMKPWPKAFGFHTDEDKARARPHSVLVFPVLFHNVVWVHHSQRGWEVPGGKLESGEDVLSAVRRESYEEAGLTLGHITWVAEYQILVEGQAVPKWVYLADVIDVQARPTWSEIDDVRLFHPNLSPDMAKVFDYISPIMKDIVYERVWPIVARAARIGSVEEACL; this is translated from the coding sequence ATGCGTGAACAGATGAAGCCATGGCCAAAAGCCTTTGGGTTTCACACGGATGAGGACAAGGCGCGAGCACGGCCACATTCTGTGCTCGTCTTTCCTGTGCTCTTTCACAATGTGGTCTGGGTGCATCATTCGCAACGCGGGTGGGAGGTACCAGGGGGGAAGCTGGAGTCCGGTGAGGACGTTTTGAGCGCCGTGCGCCGCGAGTCGTACGAGGAGGCGGGGCTCACCTTGGGCCACATCACTTGGGTTGCAGAATATCAGATTCTCGTCGAGGGACAAGCCGTTCCAAAATGGGTGTATTTGGCTGACGTCATCGACGTCCAAGCGCGGCCCACGTGGTCCGAGATCGACGACGTGCGCCTGTTTCATCCAAACCTGAGCCCAGATATGGCCAAGGTGTTCGACTACATAAGCCCCATCATGAAGGACATCGTCTACGAACGCGTTTGGCCTATAGTGGCCCGCGCGGCGAGGATAGGGAGTGTCGAGGAAGCATGTTTATAA
- a CDS encoding glycosyltransferase family 2 protein: MSLLHGILNVVYVFMQIFTGAIGVYQIIMSVFGIWHRREKVIHGPKKRFAVVIPGHNEERVVGPLIDSLKAQEYPAELFDVHLIADNCTDHTADVGRLHGAIVHERTDKEKRGKGFAIEWILEKFQASHKNYDAIVMFDADNLVDPSFLTIMNDKLCRGHKVIQGYLGVKNPFDSWVSVSMAISYWFSNRMWQKARQNLRLSCSLGGTGLCIDYNLLQEMGWEATGLTEDLEFGVRCVERGVVPIWAHDAKVYDEKPTDILSSFRQRLRWMQGHFHCARYHMVPLLKQGIRERNMVKLDAGIYLFQPARFLILFLTSLMMLLQISTPKDTVMSHITNLLPTDFWVGVNVFMYLQMPLALLLERVNWRAYFGLAILPLFLWTWGPVTLQAFFTKANRKWSHTVHKRAIRLDQIRSR; this comes from the coding sequence ATGTCCCTGCTTCACGGTATTTTGAATGTCGTGTACGTGTTCATGCAGATTTTCACCGGGGCCATTGGCGTCTATCAGATTATCATGTCTGTATTTGGTATTTGGCACCGGCGAGAAAAGGTGATTCACGGTCCTAAAAAACGCTTTGCCGTCGTCATCCCTGGACACAACGAAGAGCGGGTTGTCGGTCCGCTCATTGACAGTCTGAAGGCACAGGAATACCCGGCTGAATTGTTCGACGTGCATTTGATTGCAGACAACTGCACAGATCACACGGCGGACGTCGGGCGCCTCCACGGTGCGATTGTGCATGAACGGACGGACAAGGAGAAGCGGGGTAAGGGTTTCGCAATAGAATGGATCTTGGAGAAATTCCAGGCATCCCACAAAAACTATGATGCGATTGTCATGTTTGATGCGGACAACCTGGTCGACCCTTCGTTCTTGACCATCATGAACGACAAATTATGCCGCGGTCACAAGGTGATTCAGGGGTACTTAGGGGTGAAAAACCCGTTTGATTCCTGGGTCAGCGTCTCGATGGCTATCTCTTATTGGTTCAGTAACCGCATGTGGCAAAAGGCTCGACAGAATTTGCGTCTGTCGTGTTCGCTAGGTGGCACTGGCCTGTGTATTGATTACAATTTGTTGCAAGAGATGGGCTGGGAAGCGACTGGCTTGACCGAAGACCTAGAATTTGGCGTTCGCTGTGTCGAGCGCGGTGTCGTACCGATTTGGGCGCATGATGCCAAGGTGTACGACGAGAAACCCACCGATATCCTGTCGTCTTTTCGACAACGCCTGCGTTGGATGCAGGGTCACTTCCATTGTGCGCGGTACCATATGGTTCCCTTGCTTAAACAGGGAATTCGAGAGCGCAACATGGTGAAGCTCGACGCCGGCATTTATTTGTTTCAACCTGCACGGTTTTTGATTCTGTTTTTGACGTCATTGATGATGCTGTTACAGATTTCCACGCCAAAGGATACCGTGATGAGCCACATCACGAATCTTTTGCCAACGGACTTCTGGGTAGGCGTCAACGTCTTTATGTACTTGCAGATGCCATTGGCGTTGTTGTTGGAACGAGTCAACTGGCGCGCGTACTTCGGTTTGGCAATTTTACCATTGTTTTTGTGGACATGGGGCCCTGTAACATTACAGGCGTTTTTCACCAAGGCCAACCGCAAGTGGTCGCACACTGTGCATAAACGGGCTATTCGGCTGGATCAAATCCGCAGTCGATAA